In a genomic window of Lycium ferocissimum isolate CSIRO_LF1 chromosome 9, AGI_CSIRO_Lferr_CH_V1, whole genome shotgun sequence:
- the LOC132030555 gene encoding uncharacterized protein LOC132030555 has product MDLRDESSRFGSLPSTTSRNLSSSSSAFFSANQSPFFSPRSPKSLISTCSDNQFRDSDVTAGALDASLVILGPESFANARLSDAYPVALTSASNDLQKLDFVSSSTSKSTIASYNVGPEYEYLRPRGKQKKSGRTQETCVTPTSTSSLSNRVRSCDVYIGFHGRKPLLLRFMNWLRAELEIQGLSCFVTDRARCRNSRKHGMVERVMDACTFGVVILTKKSFRNPYTIEELRFFSSKKNLVPVYFDLRPEDCLVRDIIERRGEHWEKHGGELWLLYGGLEKEWRDAVNGLLRVDEWKLEAHDGKWRECILRAVTLLALRLGRRSVVDRLSRWREKAEKEEFPFPRNENFVGRKKELSELEFRLFGDVSGDAEKDYIELKAKPKRKNLTISWSRCNSINERRFERPSENKRKGKEPVTWKESEKEIEMLNAEVSHTTKQHTPKPRKAKHGKRGKSLKVVYGKGIACVSGEPGIGKTELLLEYAYQFHQRYKMVLWIGGESRYVRQNYLNLWSFLEVDVGVENSPDKSRIKSFEEQEEAAVARVRKELMRDIPFLLVIDNLESEKDWWDHKLIMDLLPRFGGETHVLISTRLSRVMNMDPMKLNYLSEIEAMSLMQGAVKDYPIAEIDALRVIEEKLKRLTLGLAIVGAILSELPINPSRLLDTINRMPLKEIISIHRENHPLRRNNFLLQLFEVCFSIFDHADGPRSLATRMVLATGWFAPSPIPVSLLALAAHKIPEKYRRRTMLKKVLCSLTCGFTSSYAKKSEAEASSLLLRFNIARTCRKEGYVQFHQLIKMYARKRGIHGVAQATVQAVVSRGIIAHHSEHIWAACFLLFGFGSDPMIVELKVSELLFLVKEVILPLAIRTFITFSRCTAALELLRRCTDALEAADQAFVTPVDKWLDKSLCWRPIQTSAQLNPCLWQELALSRATVLEIRAKLMLRGGQFDIGDDLIRKAIFIRTSISGEDHPDTVSAHETLSKLTRLLANVQNHTSNRS; this is encoded by the coding sequence ATGGATCTCCGGGACGAAAGCTCCAGATTTGGCTCGTTACCAAGCACGACGTCAAGAAAcctttcatcttcatcttcagcGTTCTTTTCTGCGAACCAGTCGCCGTTCTTCTCTCCTAGATCACCCAAGTCCCTGATATCGACATGCTCAGATAATCAATTTCGTGATAGTGATGTTACTGCTGGTGCCTTAGATGCTAGTTTGGTCATTCTAGGTCCAGAATCATTTGCAAATGCTAGATTGTCAGATGCTTATCCTGTTGCATTAACTAGTGCCTCGAACGATCTTCAGAAGTTGGATTTTGTGTCTTCTTCGACGTCAAAGAGTACTATAGCGAGTTATAACGTTGGCCCTGAATATGAATATTTGCGACCTAGAGGTAAGCAGAAAAAAAGTGGAAGGACACAGGAAACTTGTGTTACTCCAACATCAACTTCCTCTCTATCAAATAGAGTGAGGAGCTGTGATGTGTACATTGGTTTTCATGGACGTAAACCTTTACTGCTCAGATTCATGAATTGGCTCCGTGCTGAGTTAGAAATCCAAGGGCTAAGTTGCTTTGTTACTGACAGAGCAAGGTGTCGAAATTCTAGAAAGCATGGGATGGTTGAGAGAGTAATGGATGCTTGTACATTCGGAGTTGTGATCTTAACCAAGAAATCGTTCAGGAATCCGTATACCATAGAGGAGCTGCGTTTCTTCTCTAGCAAAAAGAATTTGGTGCCGGTGTACTTCGATTTGCGTCCAGAGGATTGTCTTGTTCGAGATATAATTGAGAGAAGAGGAGAGCACTGGGAAAAACACGGTGGTGAACTTTGGCTACTTTATGGCGGGTTGGAGAAGGAGTGGAGAGATGCCGTTAACGGTCTTTTGCGTGTCGATGAGTGGAAGCTAGAGGCTCATGATGGAAAGTGGAGGGAATGCATATTAAGGGCTGTAACTCTATTAGCTTTAAGGTTAGGGAGGCGAAGTGTTGTGGACAGACTATCCAGGTGGAGGGAGAAGGCGGAAAAGGAGGAGTTCCCGTTCCctcgaaatgagaattttgttGGTAGAAAGAAAGAGCTATCCGAGCTCGAGTTTCGTCTGTTTGGTGATGTTAGTGGGGACGCAGAGAAAGACTATATTGAACTAAAGGCTAAACCCAAGCGAAAGAATTTGACAATTAGTTGGAGTCGGTGTAACTCAATCAACGAAAGACGGTTCGAGCGGCCTAGTGAAAACAAAAGGAAAGGGAAAGAGCCAGTGACATGGAAGGAATCTGAGAAAGAAATTGAAATGCTAAATGCTGAAGTTTCTCATACCACCAAACAGCATACCCCAAAGCCGAGGAAGGCGAAGCATGGAAAGCGAGGCAAATCCTTGAAAGTTGTCTACGGAAAGGGGATCGCTTGTGTGTCTGGGGAGCCGGGAATCGGCAAGACTGAGCTACTGCTTGAGTATGCTTATCAATTCCATCAGCGTTACAAAATGGTCCTTTGGATTGGAGGCGAAAGCAGATACGTTCGACAAAACTACTTGAACTTGTGGTCGTTTTTAGAAGTTGATGTCGGGGTAGAAAACTCACCTGATAAAAGCAGGATAAAGAGCTTTGAGGAGCAAGAAGAGGCTGCCGTAGCTAGGGTTAGGAAAGAACTCATGCGAGACATTCCATTTTTGTTGGTAATTGATAACTTGGAGAGTGAAAAGGACTGGTGGGACCACAAACTTATAATGGATTTGCTTCCCCGTTTTGGAGGCGAAACGCATGTTCTCATATCCACGCGCCTCTCTCGGGTGATGAACATGGATCCTATGAAACTCAATTATCTGTCAGAGATTGAGGCGATGTCTTTGATGCAGGGTGCTGTGAAGGATTACCCGATTGCTGAAATTGATGCTTTGCGAGTTATTGAGGAAAAACTTAAAAGACTGACGCTTGGCCTTGCCATTGTCGGAGCAATTCTTTCTGAACTTCCTATAAATCCTAGTAGGCTCTTGGATACCATCAACCGtatgcctttgaaggaaataATCTCTATTCATCGGGAAAACCATCCATTGAGGCGAAACAATTTCCTTTTGCAACTTTTTGAAGTTTGTTTCTCAATATTTGACCATGCTGATGGACCAAGAAGTCTAGCAACAAGAATGGTTCTCGCAACCGGTTGGTTTGCTCCATCACCTATTCCAGTTTCTCTATTAGCTCTGGCTGCTCACAAGATACCAGAGAAATACCGACGCCGGACGATGTTGAagaaagttttatgttctttaaCTTGTGGTTTCACATCATCATATGCTAAGAAATCAGAGGCAGAAGCATCTTCTCTTTTGTTGAGATTCAACATTGCAAGGACTTGTAGAAAGGAAGGCTACGTTCAGTTCCACCAGCTTATCAAAATGTATGCTCGAAAACGAGGGATCCACGGAGTTGCACAAGCCACAGTACAAGCTGTTGTTAGTCGTGGTATAATAGCCCACCATTCCGAGCACATATGGGCAGCATGCTTTTTGCTCTTCGGATTTGGGAGTGACCCCATGATAGTTGAGCTTAAAGTTTCCGAATTGTTGTTTCTCGTGAAAGAAGTGATTCTACCACTTGCAATTCGAACATTTATTACATTTTCACGGTGTACTGCTGCTCTAGAACTTCTACGGCGTTGTACAGATGCATTAGAAGCGGCTGATCAAGCATTTGTCACGCCTGTTGACAAGTGGTTGGATAAATCACTTTGTTGGAGACCTATACAGACAAGTGCCCAATTAAACCCTTGCCTTTGGCAGGAACTTGCTTTATCAAGAGCTACGGTGCTTGAAATTAGGGCAAAGCTAATGCTAAGGGGTGGACAGTTTGATATCGGTGATGATTTAATCAGGAAGGCAATTTTCATAAGAACTTCCATCAGCGGCGAGGACCATCCAGACACCGTATCTGCTCATGAAACTCTCAGTAAACTTACAAGACTCCTTGCTAATGTTCAAAATCATACATCAAATAGAAGTTAA